A stretch of the Planktothricoides raciborskii GIHE-MW2 genome encodes the following:
- the gvpA gene encoding gas vesicle structural protein GvpA, with protein MAVEKMNSSSSLAEVVDRILDKGVVVDAWVRVFLVGIELLSIEARVVIASVETYLKYAEAVGLTSQSAVPAN; from the coding sequence ATGGCTGTTGAAAAAATGAATTCTTCCTCAAGCTTGGCAGAAGTTGTTGATCGCATCCTTGATAAAGGGGTGGTGGTCGATGCTTGGGTACGGGTATTTCTCGTCGGTATCGAGTTGTTATCGATCGAAGCACGGGTTGTCATCGCTTCCGTCGAAACTTACTTGAAGTATGCTGAGGCAGTGGGTTTGACGTCTCAATCTGCCGTTCCAGCCAACTAA
- a CDS encoding response regulator yields MNTEQFFQKNGDILVVDDRLENAALLFSILTENGYEVRQVINGKQALNAAYYDPPDIILLDIMMPEMDGYEVCRQLKESEKTAQIPIIFLSALDGEIDKVKAFELGGVDYITKPFHVKEVLARVEHQLIIQRQRKIIAAQNLQLTEQNKNLADLNSKLAESNQELEQFAYIVSHDLQSPLQTTMGFARLLGKKYESMLDEKASHYIDRIVEGSNRMNHLIKDLLEYSRIQTQAKSFEPIDLNSAFQEVLCSLEWSIKKTEAEIICQQPLPTVMGDRTQLQQLWQNLLINAIKFQHPGIQPKIKVSAEIFPNGLESKNGFKPTANSHQPTVSSAAKWLMQMTERKPDRTQGSEWLIAIEDNGIGIPDREFEHIFQIFQRLHTDREYPGTGIGLTICKKIVERHGGKIWLKSEVDVGTTFYFTLPMLPESEISKRRVC; encoded by the coding sequence ATGAATACAGAGCAATTTTTTCAAAAAAATGGAGATATTTTAGTTGTTGACGATCGCTTAGAAAATGCCGCACTGTTGTTTAGTATTCTCACGGAAAATGGCTATGAAGTGCGTCAGGTCATCAACGGTAAACAAGCACTTAATGCTGCCTATTACGATCCCCCTGACATAATTCTCCTGGATATTATGATGCCGGAAATGGATGGCTATGAAGTCTGTAGGCAACTCAAAGAATCAGAAAAAACCGCCCAAATACCCATTATTTTTTTAAGTGCTTTGGATGGGGAAATCGATAAGGTTAAAGCCTTTGAGTTGGGAGGAGTAGACTATATTACTAAACCTTTTCATGTGAAGGAGGTTTTAGCCCGCGTTGAACATCAACTGATCATTCAACGGCAACGCAAGATTATTGCCGCACAAAATCTGCAATTGACGGAGCAAAATAAAAACTTGGCGGATTTAAATAGCAAGCTGGCGGAATCTAATCAAGAATTGGAACAATTTGCTTATATTGTTTCTCACGATTTACAGTCTCCGTTGCAAACGACGATGGGGTTTGCTCGCTTATTAGGCAAAAAATACGAATCGATGCTTGATGAAAAAGCCAGCCATTATATTGATCGCATTGTCGAGGGGTCGAATCGGATGAACCATCTGATTAAGGATTTGTTGGAATATTCTCGGATTCAAACTCAGGCTAAATCCTTTGAACCGATTGATTTAAACTCAGCTTTTCAAGAAGTTTTATGTTCCTTAGAATGGTCGATTAAAAAAACTGAGGCAGAAATTATATGCCAGCAACCACTACCCACAGTGATGGGTGATCGAACCCAATTACAACAACTTTGGCAAAACTTGTTGATTAATGCGATTAAATTTCAACATCCGGGGATTCAGCCAAAAATTAAAGTCTCTGCAGAGATTTTCCCCAATGGACTAGAAAGTAAAAACGGGTTCAAACCGACTGCTAATAGTCATCAGCCAACGGTTTCATCGGCTGCGAAATGGTTGATGCAGATGACAGAACGTAAACCGGATCGGACTCAAGGGAGTGAATGGCTGATTGCCATTGAAGATAATGGCATCGGCATCCCAGATAGAGAGTTTGAACATATTTTTCAGATCTTTCAACGTTTACATACCGATCGCGAATATCCCGGTACAGGGATTGGTTTGACGATTTGTAAGAAAATTGTGGAACGTCACGGGGGAAAAATTTGGCTAAAATCTGAAGTCGATGTCGGCACAACTTTTTATTTTACATTACCCATGCTACCCGAATCAGAAATTAGTAAACGTAGGGTGTGTTAG
- a CDS encoding cation-translocating P-type ATPase codes for MNDHSQLDSQFAWHTLAVPQTLERLETNAQIGLTLQQVSARQAQFGPNEIQETGGRTPLEILIDQFTNVMLLMLIAVAFVSGILDIQDGDFPKDAIAIFLIVILNGVLGYLQESRAEKALAALKNMASPLVRVIRDGKTQEIAAKELVPGDVMLLEAGVQVSADGRVIEASSLQIREAALTGESNAVTKQVTLTLPENTSLGDRLNLVYQGTEVILGRAKVVVTKTGMNTELGRIAAMIQGVESEPTPLQQRMTQLGNVLVTGSLILVAFVVIGGTLVNQSAFRDLLEISLSMAVAVVPEGLPAVITVTLALGTQRMVKRNALIRKLPAVETLGSVSTICSDKTGTLTQNKMVVQRVQTASYSLRVTGEGYEPLGEFKIENPSPSGNGHAPGIASEQLQNDPEVRSLLLTCVLCNDAQLQEEKQQWTILGDPTEGALLALAAKGQLEQKKLTRQMPRVGEFPFSSETKRMSTICQQPSSEGAYAMYTKGSPELTINRCTQIQQGAEIKPLTAEKRKEILNQNDLMAAQGLRVLGFAYKPLTDVFPADTSQQEAEQQLVWLGLVGMLDAPRPEVRAAVAKCRQAGIRPVMITGDHPLTAKAIASDLGIAQSGDRVLIGQELEQLSQPELEQQVERVSVYARVSPEHKLRIVKALQSRGQFVAMTGDGVNDAPALKQADIGIAMGITGTDVSKEASDMVLLDDNFATIVAATEEGRVVYSNIRRFIKYILGSNIGEVLTIASAPLLLPVADVPLTPLQILWMNLVTDGFPALALAVEPPEPDVMKTPPNSPRESIFARGLGLYMVRIGIIFAILTITLMGWSYDHATKNYNEILQPDRWKTMVFTTLCIAQMGHAIAVRSKTRLTIEVNPFSNPYVLGAVVITTILQLMLIYVEPLRNFFGTQVIDGLELLVCLGFSVLMFVWIELEKLFVRWYKSRKKA; via the coding sequence ATGAATGACCATTCTCAGCTAGATTCTCAATTTGCTTGGCATACTTTGGCAGTGCCTCAGACGCTTGAACGTTTAGAAACCAATGCCCAGATCGGTTTAACTTTACAGCAGGTATCCGCCAGACAAGCTCAATTCGGCCCTAATGAAATTCAAGAAACCGGTGGTCGCACCCCTTTAGAAATTTTAATTGACCAGTTCACTAACGTGATGCTATTAATGCTGATCGCGGTGGCATTTGTGTCAGGAATTTTAGATATCCAAGATGGGGACTTTCCCAAAGACGCGATCGCCATATTCCTAATTGTGATTCTCAACGGGGTACTGGGTTATCTGCAAGAAAGCCGTGCCGAAAAAGCCTTAGCCGCCTTAAAAAACATGGCATCGCCCTTAGTGCGAGTCATCCGCGACGGCAAAACCCAGGAAATAGCCGCCAAAGAATTGGTGCCCGGAGATGTGATGCTGCTGGAAGCCGGGGTGCAAGTGAGTGCTGATGGCCGAGTTATTGAAGCATCTAGCTTACAAATCCGCGAAGCTGCCCTCACCGGAGAATCTAACGCTGTCACCAAACAGGTGACACTCACCCTACCAGAAAACACCAGCTTAGGCGATCGCCTGAATTTGGTCTATCAAGGCACCGAAGTAATCTTGGGTCGCGCCAAAGTGGTAGTCACCAAAACTGGCATGAACACCGAACTGGGGCGCATTGCCGCCATGATTCAGGGAGTAGAAAGCGAACCCACCCCCCTGCAACAGCGGATGACTCAACTAGGGAATGTGCTGGTCACAGGTTCTCTGATTTTAGTGGCCTTTGTGGTGATTGGTGGCACCCTGGTGAACCAAAGTGCTTTTCGGGACTTATTAGAAATTTCCCTAAGTATGGCCGTGGCGGTGGTTCCCGAAGGTTTGCCAGCGGTGATTACCGTGACTTTGGCCTTGGGGACGCAAAGAATGGTCAAGCGGAATGCCTTGATTCGCAAACTCCCCGCCGTGGAAACCTTGGGTTCTGTTTCTACCATTTGTTCCGACAAAACCGGCACCCTAACCCAAAATAAAATGGTGGTGCAACGGGTGCAAACCGCTAGTTACAGCTTACGGGTCACGGGAGAGGGCTATGAACCTTTGGGGGAATTTAAAATAGAAAATCCCTCTCCCTCTGGCAACGGTCACGCCCCCGGAATAGCCAGCGAACAGCTACAAAACGATCCAGAAGTGCGATCGCTTCTCCTCACTTGCGTCCTCTGTAATGATGCTCAGTTGCAGGAAGAAAAGCAGCAATGGACAATTCTCGGCGACCCCACCGAAGGCGCCCTCTTAGCCCTAGCAGCCAAAGGCCAATTAGAGCAAAAAAAATTAACCCGTCAAATGCCCAGGGTCGGGGAGTTTCCTTTCTCCTCGGAAACTAAGCGCATGAGCACCATTTGTCAGCAGCCATCTTCCGAGGGTGCTTATGCCATGTACACCAAAGGCTCCCCAGAGTTGACCATTAACCGCTGCACGCAAATTCAGCAAGGGGCAGAAATTAAACCCCTGACGGCGGAAAAACGAAAGGAAATTTTAAATCAGAACGATCTGATGGCGGCGCAAGGGTTGCGGGTCTTGGGATTTGCCTACAAGCCTCTCACCGATGTATTTCCCGCTGACACCAGCCAACAGGAGGCGGAACAACAGTTAGTCTGGCTGGGCTTAGTCGGGATGCTGGATGCCCCCCGTCCCGAAGTTCGCGCCGCTGTCGCCAAATGTCGCCAAGCGGGAATTCGTCCGGTGATGATTACCGGAGATCACCCCCTGACCGCTAAGGCGATCGCCTCTGACCTGGGCATTGCCCAAAGCGGCGATCGCGTCCTAATTGGTCAAGAATTAGAACAACTCAGTCAACCGGAACTAGAACAGCAAGTTGAGCGAGTCAGCGTCTATGCGCGAGTATCCCCAGAACATAAACTACGCATTGTCAAAGCCCTGCAAAGTCGCGGTCAATTCGTGGCCATGACCGGGGATGGGGTCAACGACGCCCCCGCCTTGAAACAAGCAGATATTGGTATTGCGATGGGCATCACGGGCACCGATGTCAGCAAAGAAGCCAGTGATATGGTGCTCCTGGATGATAACTTTGCCACCATTGTGGCCGCTACCGAAGAAGGGCGAGTAGTCTACAGCAACATTCGCCGATTCATTAAATATATTCTCGGTTCCAATATTGGCGAAGTGCTCACCATTGCCTCTGCCCCCTTATTGCTACCCGTGGCGGATGTCCCCCTGACTCCATTGCAAATTCTCTGGATGAACTTAGTCACCGACGGCTTTCCCGCCCTTGCCCTCGCCGTGGAACCCCCCGAACCGGATGTAATGAAAACTCCACCGAATAGTCCCCGGGAGAGTATCTTTGCCAGAGGATTGGGACTCTATATGGTGCGAATTGGGATTATTTTTGCTATTTTGACCATTACCCTAATGGGTTGGTCTTATGACCATGCCACCAAGAATTACAATGAGATTCTTCAGCCGGATCGGTGGAAAACAATGGTCTTTACAACTCTGTGTATTGCCCAAATGGGACACGCGATCGCGGTTCGTTCTAAAACTCGCTTAACCATCGAAGTCAACCCCTTTTCTAATCCTTATGTATTGGGGGCGGTGGTGATTACCACCATTCTTCAATTAATGCTAATTTATGTCGAACCCTTGCGGAATTTCTTTGGCACTCAAGTGATCGATGGATTAGAGTTACTCGTTTGCCTCGGATTTAGTGTTTTAATGTTTGTCTGGATTGAGTTGGAAAAACTCTTTGTCCGCTGGTATAAATCCCGGAAAAAGGCTTAG
- the recF gene encoding DNA replication/repair protein RecF (All proteins in this family for which functions are known are DNA-binding proteins that assist the filamentation of RecA onto DNA for the initiation of recombination or recombinational repair.), whose amino-acid sequence MYIKNIYLKHFRNYQEQPLEFSSVKNILLGENAQGKTNLLEAVGLLSTLKTNRARRDRDLILHGENISQIASTINRETAPIELAITLRHSGQRTCTINGEGSRRQMDFIGLLNIVQFSSLDLDLVRGGPEQRRNWLDELLIQLEPIYAHILQQYNKVLRQRNALLKELKKQEHILNSQKSQLALWDAQLATLGARVTVRRSRALQRLAPIAETGHHAISGHSETLEIKYLPNIEAMQDPTVRESAQKAELAFLAKIQSRAIAEQHQGTSLVGPHRDEIAFFLNQQPVRQFASHGQQRTLVLSLKLAELKLIEEVVGEPPVLLLDDVLAELDPKRQNQLFHTLGDRFQTLITTTHLDQFAQQWIDAAQIFTVKSGQIF is encoded by the coding sequence ATGTATATTAAAAATATCTACTTAAAACATTTTCGCAACTATCAAGAACAACCCTTAGAATTTTCTTCCGTAAAAAATATTTTACTGGGAGAAAATGCCCAAGGAAAAACAAATTTACTCGAAGCGGTAGGGTTGCTCTCTACCTTAAAAACCAACCGGGCTAGACGCGATCGCGACCTGATTTTGCACGGAGAAAATATCAGCCAAATTGCCAGCACCATTAACCGGGAAACCGCCCCCATTGAATTAGCCATCACCCTACGCCATAGCGGACAACGCACCTGTACCATTAATGGCGAAGGTTCGCGCAGGCAGATGGATTTTATCGGCCTATTAAATATTGTCCAATTTTCCAGCTTAGACTTAGATTTAGTCCGGGGAGGCCCGGAACAACGGCGCAATTGGTTGGATGAATTATTAATCCAACTTGAACCAATTTACGCCCATATTTTACAACAATATAATAAAGTCTTGCGCCAAAGAAATGCCCTGTTAAAAGAATTAAAAAAACAAGAGCATATCTTAAACTCCCAAAAATCACAATTGGCTTTATGGGATGCCCAATTAGCCACCCTAGGCGCCCGAGTCACCGTCAGGCGATCGCGGGCTTTACAGCGACTCGCCCCCATTGCCGAAACCGGACATCATGCCATCAGCGGTCACAGCGAAACCTTAGAAATTAAATATTTACCCAACATCGAAGCCATGCAAGACCCCACAGTCCGGGAGTCTGCCCAAAAAGCTGAACTGGCTTTCTTGGCAAAAATCCAAAGTCGGGCGATCGCCGAACAACACCAAGGCACCAGCTTAGTCGGGCCACACCGTGACGAAATTGCCTTTTTTCTCAACCAGCAACCTGTCCGGCAATTTGCCTCCCACGGACAACAACGCACCCTAGTCTTATCTCTCAAACTCGCCGAACTCAAACTCATCGAAGAAGTCGTCGGCGAACCCCCGGTACTCCTCCTGGATGATGTCCTCGCCGAACTCGACCCCAAAAGGCAAAACCAACTATTTCATACCCTTGGCGATCGCTTTCAAACCCTGATCACCACCACCCACCTTGACCAATTCGCCCAACAGTGGATCGACGCCGCCCAAATTTTCACCGTCAAAAGCGGTCAAATTTTCTGA
- the gvpN gene encoding gas vesicle protein GvpN — MATVIQARPRQFVNTPAVERLAKRTLRYLNSGFSIHLRGPAGTGKTTLALHLANLVGRPMMIIFGDRELNYSDLIGNKNGYNRRKVVDNFIHSVVKIEDELTQNWNEERLTLACKEGFTLVYDEFNRSRPEVNNVFLSALEEKLLILPSGEGQSEYIRVNPHFRAIFTSNPEESCGVHGTQDALLDRLVTISMPDPDDQTQQAILVQKTKIDPESALRIVQIVKAFRDTVKQSLPETSHHAKRAKHSSPLRSCLMIAKVSKEHNLMVQENNPDFRDVCTDVLLSRTNLEWAKAQAILDQFFESRITPVSLAKVNNLPLRDGLPNQRVENPSTTPNPAEVNPSEPLIVEAPNYDENGHKLHISLGSESFKNGKALLNGKSNSPQSENSAFGKRSLAETGLNPAQAAQAAQAAQAAQAAQAEQAEQKVYHYLQKSEGMRVSQISQALGLNRFQTIDALRSLLKKGLLIQRDDRLYVASQDKLS; from the coding sequence ATGGCTACTGTCATCCAAGCACGTCCAAGACAATTTGTTAATACACCAGCGGTTGAACGCCTTGCCAAGCGAACCCTGAGATATTTAAACTCCGGCTTTTCCATCCACCTACGCGGCCCAGCGGGGACGGGTAAAACTACTCTGGCGCTGCATTTAGCCAACTTAGTAGGGCGTCCCATGATGATCATTTTTGGCGATCGCGAGTTAAACTATTCGGATTTAATTGGCAATAAAAATGGTTATAATCGCCGAAAAGTGGTGGATAATTTTATTCATAGCGTGGTCAAGATTGAAGATGAATTAACACAAAATTGGAATGAGGAGCGGTTGACTTTAGCCTGTAAAGAAGGGTTTACTTTAGTTTATGACGAATTTAACCGATCTCGCCCGGAAGTGAATAATGTTTTTCTCTCGGCATTAGAAGAAAAACTGTTAATTTTGCCTTCGGGGGAAGGGCAATCAGAATATATTCGGGTTAATCCCCATTTTCGGGCAATTTTTACCTCTAACCCCGAAGAATCTTGCGGAGTGCATGGCACTCAAGACGCGCTATTAGACCGATTGGTGACGATTAGTATGCCTGATCCGGATGATCAGACCCAACAAGCAATTTTGGTACAAAAAACCAAGATCGATCCGGAGTCTGCCCTGCGAATTGTGCAAATTGTCAAAGCATTTCGGGACACGGTGAAACAAAGTCTCCCGGAAACATCTCATCACGCAAAAAGGGCTAAACATTCTTCGCCTTTACGTTCTTGTTTGATGATTGCAAAAGTCAGCAAAGAACATAATCTGATGGTGCAGGAAAATAACCCGGATTTTCGAGACGTTTGTACTGATGTGCTGCTGTCACGGACTAATTTAGAGTGGGCAAAAGCCCAGGCAATTTTGGATCAGTTTTTCGAGTCTCGAATTACCCCGGTTTCTCTAGCCAAAGTTAATAATTTGCCCCTGAGAGATGGCTTGCCTAATCAGCGAGTTGAGAACCCGTCAACAACGCCAAACCCGGCTGAGGTGAATCCCTCAGAACCTTTAATTGTTGAAGCACCGAATTATGATGAGAATGGTCATAAATTACACATTTCCCTGGGTTCGGAAAGTTTTAAAAATGGCAAAGCACTGCTGAATGGAAAGTCCAATTCCCCGCAGTCAGAAAATTCCGCTTTCGGCAAGCGATCGCTTGCCGAAACAGGATTAAATCCTGCACAAGCCGCACAAGCTGCACAAGCTGCACAAGCTGCACAAGCTGCACAAGCTGAACAAGCTGAACAAAAAGTCTATCACTATTTGCAGAAATCTGAAGGAATGCGCGTTTCGCAAATTTCTCAAGCCCTGGGATTGAATCGATTTCAAACTATTGATGCCCTGCGATCGCTGCTGAAAAAGGGTCTGCTCATTCAACGAGACGATCGCCTCTATGTTGCTTCACAGGATAAATTATCTTAA